DNA sequence from the Bacteroidota bacterium genome:
TTTTTCTCATAATCCCGTTTGTTTTCGCTGGTTTGTTTTCGCTTTCTTTATTACCGGCAGCCAGGTCGCACTATCTACACAACCACATCACAATACAGTTGAATAAAGACCTGCGATACCCTTTTAAATGAACGATACACCATGAAATGGTTTCTAAGGGCAATTGCTTTTGCGCTTTTCCTCATTGTTGTACTCGCCATCCTGCTGCGCGTCCGCTACGGCGGTGGCGAATACTACCCCGATCTGAGTACTCCACCGCTTTGGGGTCCAGATTCTCTTGAGGTTGCTGCCACACTCGAACAACCGCCAGGTAACCTCGCGGTCTCTGCAGATAACCGGCTGTTTTTCAACTACCACCCCGAGTCCAAACCCGTCGGAGGTAGCACAGTGTTTGAATGGGTAGACGGCGCCCCGGTACCCTACCCGAGTCAGGATTTTCAATCGAACTTCATAGCCGTGCTTGGCATGTTCATCGACCAGCAAAACCGGTTGTGGACCCTCGACACAGGTAACCAGGGTCTGGAGCCAGTCCGCCTGTTGGCGTTCGATCTGCACACCAACGCCGTCGTTCACGACCACACCTTCCCCAAAGATATTGCGGAGTCGCTTTCTTTTATGAATGACTTGCAGGTCTCTTCAGATGGTCAAACAATTTACATTGCTGATGTGAGTTTCTGGCGACAAAATCCGGCCCTGGTGGTCTATGACATAGAAAGCAAGGAAGCCCGCCGGCTTCTCGAAGGCCACGAATCGGTAGTCGCGCAAGACTGGATTGTGCGCACTGATATCAAAGACATGGTGTTTGTTGGCGGCCTCGTTGCACTTAAGCCCGGCGTCGATGGCCTGGCTCTCAGCAAAGACGACGCGTGGTTGTACTACGGCGCCATGACACACGACGGCCTGTACCGGGTACGCACTGCCGACTTGCTCGATCAAACCCTCGATGCAGCAACGTTGGGGAGCCGAGTGGAACGCGTGGGTACCAAGCCCCTCAACGATGGCCTTACCATTGACGTTGACAATAATGTGTACATCACAGCCGTTGAACACAATGGGGTCATTCGCATGAACCCCGACGGCAACCTCGAGTCCCTGATTGACGACGATCGCGTACGTTGGGCTGACGGGATCAGTTATGGCGGGGATGGATACATATACTTTACCGACAGCGCAATCCCCGACCTGATGCTGCAATCCAGGGCACACATTGATGCGCGGGCGCCGTTTTACATCTATCGGTTCCGGGCTGATGTGGAAGGAGTGCCGGGAGGGTAGATGAATGCCGATTGTCGAATGCCGATTGTCGAGTGGTTGTTGGTTAACGCAGTACCATCTCCACACGTCATGCCGGACTTGATCCGGTATCCAGATAGGATTGCCGCGTTTCGAGTGGGTGAGGAATGGTACCATTCTTCGCCGATGTCATCCTGAGCCGTGCGAAGGATCTCTGCGGGACTTGCAGGCCCTTGATTGCTGAATGCGGATTGGTGATTGCAGAATGTTGATCTGTTTCAACCATGTCATCCTGAGCCGTGCGAAGGATCTCTGGCAGCATGGCACATGTATCCTGGGGAAGCGCGTCGAACAATTATACATCAACTAACTGCAACAACACGAATCGAAATCCCGAAAAAACGAGAGCACATAATCACGAGTACCTCGATCATGAACAGAATGAAAACTACTTCTTGTTTGGCACTGCTTGCTTTGTTGTTTATCGCCATCCCCGTGAGCGCGCAGGAGGTTGATTTTGATGTGCCGACTGAAATCAACATTATCCAGGGCCGGCTTTCGGTAGTCTTTAATGAAGGCATCGGCGCGGCAGATGCAGAGGTGTTAATGAAGAGCCTGGGCTACCCCATCTTACAAAAACACTTTTATGAATGGACTTCGCGGGCACACGCAGACCAAATGCTTACCGAAGAAGAGGTGCGGGATATCAAAGCACAAGCCGGTGTGGTGAATGTATCCCAAACGGCCCTCGACAATGTACATTCAACAAACGCACCCGACGATTCTGGCTCCCTCGGCTACCTGGTGATTGTTACTTTTGCAAGCCACATTACGCGCCAAGCAGCAGCCGATATCCTCGAGCCGTTTTCAGCATTCGATTTCACCGCTGTTGCCTCACCGCCAAACGAAGTGATTATCGAGGTGGGCGACAAAGATGATGTAGCCATGGCTGTGCTGCAAAACCAGGAGCAAGTGCGGTGGGTGACTTACGTGGGTATCGGAAGCGGCGGCTAAATATATTCACCTAGACGCCGGCGCACTGAGTACGTAACTGTTGTACACCGGCAAGTTTCGGGTGTGAGGTGGACAGGTACCGATAGATGCTGGTTGCTTCATCAAGGAGCTTCAATGCCTCCGCACATTGCCTTTGCGTAACGCGCAATGTACCAATTCCGGTTAAGGTTCGGGCCAGCGTTGAATTTGTTGAGGCCAGCTTTTCGCGCTGTAGTTCGAGTGCAAGAAGATACAACGAGTCGGCTGCGGGTGCGTCCCCTAATGCGTCCTGAATACTGGCATGTACAGCCCAGGCAGCCCCCCAACGTGGGTGCCCGGTATCAAGTCCTATTTCATAGGCGTTTAGTGCTTTGTTAGAAAACGCAAGCGCTTCATCAGGCTGATTTCTCGCTAATAAAATACGCGCCTTCCAGCTGAAACTTGCGGCTGTTGAACGATGCTCGTTCCCGACCAGCTTCATCAACATTGCAGTCGCACGATCCGAATACGCAAGCGCCAATTCTGTTTTTCCTTGCTCGAGAAGCGCCTGACCTAGATAATCCAGGTTAAGGGCAATATAGACGTGTTCTTCGCCAAGCGTTTTTCTATCGATTTCCATCACACTCCGATACATGCGCTCCGCCCCCGCATAATCGCCGTATACCATACGCAGTCGGGCCATGTTGTACATGGTACTGCCTACACGGGAGTCCACCTCGCCAAAGATTACTTTTTGGATTTCCAAAGCCGTTGCAAACAACGAATCTGCCTCCAGATAGGCCCCCAGCGATTGTTTAGCAACCGCTTTGCGTACCATTACAGAAGCCGATTCGGCATGATTAAAACCATAATTATGGATATAGACCTCTAGCGCCTCGCCAAAGAGCGAGTCAGCAATTTCATATTCAGCCTGATCGAGTTTTTGTGCGCCCAGATTGGCGAGACTGAGCGCAAAGTGTGGATGTTGCTCCCCGAGCGTAACGCGCCGACTTTCTAACACTTCGGTATACAGCGACTCAGCTAGTTGAACATTATCGGTGGCTGAGTACATGGTGGCCAGGTTGTTCTGCAAAGTCAGTACGTCGGAATGATTCGGATCATCATATTCCTCATCATAAATGGCCAGGGCTTCATTGTAGTACGATATGGCAGTATCGTATGCTGCTCGGTCATTATGAAGGATCCCTAAACCAAGCGCGCTTTCTGCCACATCCAGATGTTTTGGTCCAAACAGCCGAACCCGCATATCGTAAGATCGGCGATACAAAGAATCAGCTTCGTCAAATTCCTCTGTAAGTCGCTTCAGCCAGGCAAGGTTGTACAAACTTGTGGCAATATCGGGATGATCAGGGCCATTCACTTCCTCGCGGACCTTTAACGCCTGAAACAGTAGCGAATCTGCTTTTTCAAAACTGCCTAATTCTCTATAAACCCTTCCCAAGGTGGCCAACATTTCACCCTTTACCTCTGGTTGATCCTGCAGCTCCTCATTGATGCGCCCTACGCCCTGATCGAGTAATTCTCGAACCTGTATGGAATCACCTTGCGCCTGTAACATGGGGTTAGATGCTTCAAACAAGCTGATGGTGAACTCCTTTACACGGTCTGCTTTTGCCGCTTCGCTGGCAGCTTCTCTCGCCTGCCACAGGGTAGTAAACAAGCCGGCAAAAAGGCTCATTACCAACAGTGATGCCAACGCCACAGCACTCCGATGCCGGCGCACAAACTTACCTGCCCGGTACCCAAACGTATCCGAACGGGCAAGCACGGGTAACCCTTCGAGGTGACGCCGAATATCTTCAAAAAATGCCTCCGCTGATGCATAGCGGCGATCGGGCTCTTTGCGCAGGGCCTTGAGCACAATCGTATCCAGGTCGCCGGCCAACCGCCGCTGCAAACGGTCTGGGTGTGTACTTCGCTGCTGACTCACAGTGACGGGGTCCGTGCCCGTCTTGTCCTGGACGGCTACAGAAGGCCGGCTTGGTGCTGATGCCGCGATTGCCTCGCTGATGTGTTTGGGTGACGCGTTATCCGCTACAAACGGCCGACGACCAACAAGCAGTTCATACAAAACCACGCCCAGCGCATACACATCCGTGGCCGTGGTTACGGGTTCGCCGCTGAATTGCTCGGGTGCAGCGTATTCCGGCGTCATCGGGGTACTG
Encoded proteins:
- a CDS encoding L-dopachrome tautomerase-related protein, which encodes MKWFLRAIAFALFLIVVLAILLRVRYGGGEYYPDLSTPPLWGPDSLEVAATLEQPPGNLAVSADNRLFFNYHPESKPVGGSTVFEWVDGAPVPYPSQDFQSNFIAVLGMFIDQQNRLWTLDTGNQGLEPVRLLAFDLHTNAVVHDHTFPKDIAESLSFMNDLQVSSDGQTIYIADVSFWRQNPALVVYDIESKEARRLLEGHESVVAQDWIVRTDIKDMVFVGGLVALKPGVDGLALSKDDAWLYYGAMTHDGLYRVRTADLLDQTLDAATLGSRVERVGTKPLNDGLTIDVDNNVYITAVEHNGVIRMNPDGNLESLIDDDRVRWADGISYGGDGYIYFTDSAIPDLMLQSRAHIDARAPFYIYRFRADVEGVPGG
- a CDS encoding serine/threonine-protein kinase; the protein is MKSEFERQHWQQIEALFAEAITLSGVERAVFLENACETQPHLRAHVEALCEAHEKAASYLDVIDGSNAAVLLQETHQGSIAEAGTRVGSYQLIREIGRGGMGVVYLAERADGQFEQQVALKLMKQGIDTAQVRERFLRERQILAQLRHPNISRLLDGGVDEAGRPYIVMEYVAGTSLIKYCNEHTLDIDARLQLFQHVCKAVQYAHQNLTVHRDLKPSNMLVTSADELKLLDFGIAKLLTPDTTPGQTLTQMGSTPMTPEYAAPEQFSGEPVTTATDVYALGVVLYELLVGRRPFVADNASPKHISEAIAASAPSRPSVAVQDKTGTDPVTVSQQRSTHPDRLQRRLAGDLDTIVLKALRKEPDRRYASAEAFFEDIRRHLEGLPVLARSDTFGYRAGKFVRRHRSAVALASLLVMSLFAGLFTTLWQAREAASEAAKADRVKEFTISLFEASNPMLQAQGDSIQVRELLDQGVGRINEELQDQPEVKGEMLATLGRVYRELGSFEKADSLLFQALKVREEVNGPDHPDIATSLYNLAWLKRLTEEFDEADSLYRRSYDMRVRLFGPKHLDVAESALGLGILHNDRAAYDTAISYYNEALAIYDEEYDDPNHSDVLTLQNNLATMYSATDNVQLAESLYTEVLESRRVTLGEQHPHFALSLANLGAQKLDQAEYEIADSLFGEALEVYIHNYGFNHAESASVMVRKAVAKQSLGAYLEADSLFATALEIQKVIFGEVDSRVGSTMYNMARLRMVYGDYAGAERMYRSVMEIDRKTLGEEHVYIALNLDYLGQALLEQGKTELALAYSDRATAMLMKLVGNEHRSTAASFSWKARILLARNQPDEALAFSNKALNAYEIGLDTGHPRWGAAWAVHASIQDALGDAPAADSLYLLALELQREKLASTNSTLARTLTGIGTLRVTQRQCAEALKLLDEATSIYRYLSTSHPKLAGVQQLRTQCAGV